A stretch of Triticum aestivum cultivar Chinese Spring chromosome 1D, IWGSC CS RefSeq v2.1, whole genome shotgun sequence DNA encodes these proteins:
- the LOC543460 gene encoding histone-lysine N-methyltransferase, H3 lysine-9 specific SUVH1, translated as MDRARNFIPGPNQELLDIKPIRSLAPMFPAPMGVNINQSSTPPLVCVTPVGQFPTGFGGGNLPAFGSFATFSATANGFLQAGTSANGAIDATPISAYKTRSSGATALNGDDEPYSGNQTSASGRKAKKRSAGLSADGSDGVKAKRPKPVYKNLVAGKELAFLPASPNNPREIVEAVHMTFEALRRRHLQMDETQDASRRADLKAGAIMMASNIRANVGKRVGTAPGVEIGDIFYFRMELCIIGLHAPSMGGIDYMSAKFGADEDSVAICIVAAGGYENEDDDTDTLVYSGSGGNSRNTEERHDQKLERGNLALERSMHRKNEIRVVRGFKDPAMVAGKIYIYDGLYKIQESWTERTKFGVNCFKYRLQREPGQRDGAAIWKMTQRWIQDPSTRGRVILRDLSSGTESIPVCLVNEVDHEKGPGQFTYTNQVKYLRPVSSMTPMQGCGCQSVCLPGDANCACGQHNGGDLPYSSSGVLVCRKPIVYECGEACHCTLNCRNRVSQKGIRFHFEVFRTANRGWGLRCWEPIRAGAFICEYTGEVIDELKVNLDDSEDDYIFQTVCPGEKTLKWNFGPELIGEQSTYVSAEEFQPLPIKISAKKMGNVSRFMNHSCSPNVFWQPVQYNHGDDKHPHIMFFALNHIAPMTELTYDYGVVGEETSHRAKTCLCGSLTCRGLF; from the coding sequence ATGGACAGGGCTAGGAATTTTATACCTGGCCCTAATCAGGAGCTTCTGGATATCAAGCCAATAAGGTCTTTAGCTCCAATGTTCCCTGCACCCATGGGAGTCAACATTAACCAGTCAAGCACCCCACCGTTGGTCTGTGTGACTCCTGTTGGCCAGTTTCCTACAGGATTTGGTGGTGGAAACCTTCCTGCCTTTGGATCATTCGCCACCTTCAGTGCTACCGCGAATGGTTTTTTGCAAGCAGGCACAAGTGCTAATGGGGCCATTGATGCTACTCCTATCTCAGCATACAAGACGAGATCATCTGGGGCTACAGCACTTAATGGTGACGATGAACCTTATTCGGGTAATCAGACTTCAGCATCTGGACGCAAGGCTAAGAAGAGGTCAGCTGGTTTGTCTGCTGACGGCTCAGATGGTGTTAAGGCCAAGCGCCCTAAGCCTGTCTACAAGAATCTTGTTGCTGGCAAGGAGCTTGCTTTCTTGCCAGCTTCACCAAATAATCCTAGGGAGATTGTGGAAGCAGTTCATATGACCTTCGAGGCACTCAGACGTAGACATCTTCAGATGGATGAAACACAGGACGCTAGCAGACGTGCAGACCTGAAAGCTGGCGCCATCATGATGGCCAGTAATATCAGGGCGAATGTGGGGAAGAGGGTAGGGACTGCTCCTGGAGTTGAAATAGGGGATATTTTCTATTTCAGGATGGAGCTATGCATCATTGGGCTGCACGCTCCTAGCATGGGTGGCATTGATTACATGAGTGCTAAATTTGGAGCTGACGAGGATTCTGTAGCAATATGTATTGTTGCAGCAGGTGGTTATGAGAACGAGGATGATGACACAGATACACTGGTGTACAGTGGTTCAGGGGGTAACAGTAGGAATACCGAGGAGAGGCATGACCAGAAGCTTGAGAGGGGCAACCTTGCTCTCGAGAGGAGTATGCACAGGAAGAATGAGATAAGGGTTGTGCGGGGATTCAAAGATCCAGCTATGGTAGCTGGCAAAATCTACATATATGATGGCCTTTATAAGATCCAAGAGTCCTGGACGGAGAGAACAAAATTTGGCGTCAATTGCTTCAAGTACAGGTTGCAGCGTGAACCTGGACAGCGTGATGGAGCTGCAATATGGAAGATGACTCAGCGATGGATACAAGATCCATCGACAAGAGGCAGGGTTATACTACGTGACCTATCATCTGGGACTGAATCGATCCCAGTGTGTCTCGTCAATGAGGTAGACCATGAGAAAGGACCTGGGCAGTTCACCTATACTAATCAGGTCAAATACTTGAGACCCGTCAGTTCCATGACACCCATGCAGGGTTGTGGTTGCCAGAGTGTTTGCCTACCTGGTGATGCCAACTGTGCTTGTGGGCAACATAACGGAGGTGATCTACCGTACAGCTCATCAGGAGTGTTGGTGTGCCGCAAGCCAATAGTATATGAATGTGGTGAAGCTTGCCATTGTACCCTGAATTGTCGGAACAGAGTGAGCCAAAAAGGGATCAGGTTCCACTTTGAGGTCTTCAGGACGGCAAATCGAGGCTGGGGTCTTCGCTGTTGGGAGCCTATTCGTGCTGGTGCATTTATTTGTGAGTATACTGGGGAGGTCATCGATGAGCTTAAAGTTAACTTGGATGACAGTGAAGATGATTACATTTTTCAGACTGTGTGCCCTGGTGAGAAGACGCTAAAATGGAATTTCGGGCCTGAACTTATAGGTGAGCAAAGCACGTACGTATCAGCTGAGGAATTTCAGCCACTGCCCATCAAGATAAGTGCAAAAAAGATGGGAAATGTCTCGCGTTTCATGAACCACAGTTGCTCCCCAAACGTCTTCTGGCAGCCAGTGCAGTACAACCATGGAGATGACAAGCACCCACACATAATGTTTTTCGCACTTAATCACATCGCTCCCATGACAGAGTTAACCTATGACTATGGTGTGGTTGGAGAAGAGACCAGTCATAGAGCCAAGACCTGCCTGTGTGGATCATTAACCTGTCGTGGGTTATTTTGA